One window of Mixophyes fleayi isolate aMixFle1 chromosome 3, aMixFle1.hap1, whole genome shotgun sequence genomic DNA carries:
- the TMEM18 gene encoding transmembrane protein 18, whose translation MNQEPGVWALLERVPIDWTEPWLIGLLVFHLICFTVTCISFKFYKLQIAHFLFMVGLVSSAEYINEVAALNWKAYSKQQYFDSSGMFISLAFSAPLLCNTIIIVVQWVYKTLSAMTELKTLQKKRKIAREKKKEN comes from the exons ccgATTGACTGGACAGAACCATGGCTTATTGGACTTTTGGTGTTCCACCTAATTTGCTTCACAGTGACTTGTATTTCCTTTAAATTTTACAAACTTCAAATTGCTCACTTTCTATTTATGG TTGGCTTGGTAAGCAGTGCTGAATACATCAATGAAGTTGCTGCTTTGAACTGGAA AGCATATTCCAAGCAGCAATACTTTGATTCCTCCGGGATGTTCATTTCCTTAGCCTTTTCAGCTCCTTTATTGTGTAATACAATCATTATTGTG GTCCAGTGGGTGTATAAAACACTGTCTGCAATGACAGAACTAAAGACTttgcagaagaaaagaaagattgCAAGGGAAAAAAAGAAGGAGAACTGA